One genomic segment of Streptomyces sp. NBC_00239 includes these proteins:
- a CDS encoding MvdC/MvdD family ATP grasp protein, with translation MILVVSYDEDHTLAVMDGLTAAGRDTVRIDLADFPAHGTIDLEYPAAGPPRRALSSPTVDTELADCRVVWWRRVRPFTLDARLTSPRDQGFAASETGQAMGGLLHSLDCTWVNPPALDSIAQYKPHQWEAARRAGLTLPRTLVTNRPERALRFIEETGLGRTVFKAFLAGPEAWRETRLVRREDLDHLDTVRHAPVIFQEFVPGPDLRVTVVGERILAAEIDATATDYPVDMRMVVGESKVRPVTLPPALEDRLLTLMRRLGLVYGAIDLRRRPDGEYVFFEVNPGGQWLFVERRTGLPITDELVALLTRLDEGGGERRHPAPVTPAGMP, from the coding sequence ATGATCCTCGTCGTCTCCTACGACGAGGACCACACCCTGGCCGTCATGGACGGGCTGACCGCGGCCGGCCGGGACACGGTGCGGATCGACCTCGCCGACTTCCCCGCACACGGCACGATCGACCTGGAATACCCGGCCGCGGGACCGCCCCGCCGTGCACTGAGCAGCCCCACCGTCGACACGGAGCTGGCCGACTGCCGCGTGGTGTGGTGGCGTCGGGTACGCCCCTTCACCCTCGACGCCCGCCTCACCAGCCCCCGCGACCAGGGCTTCGCGGCGAGCGAGACCGGACAGGCCATGGGCGGCCTGCTGCACTCGCTCGACTGCACCTGGGTCAACCCGCCCGCACTCGACTCCATCGCCCAGTACAAACCCCACCAGTGGGAGGCAGCACGCCGGGCCGGCCTCACGCTCCCCCGCACCCTGGTCACCAACCGGCCCGAGCGAGCCCTGCGGTTCATCGAGGAAACGGGCCTGGGCCGGACCGTGTTCAAGGCGTTCCTCGCCGGGCCCGAAGCCTGGCGGGAGACCCGGTTGGTGCGCCGGGAGGACCTGGACCACCTGGACACCGTCCGCCACGCCCCGGTGATCTTCCAGGAATTCGTGCCGGGCCCCGACCTGCGCGTGACCGTGGTGGGCGAGCGGATCCTCGCCGCGGAAATCGACGCCACCGCCACCGACTACCCCGTGGACATGCGGATGGTGGTCGGCGAGTCGAAGGTACGGCCCGTGACCCTGCCCCCCGCCCTGGAAGACCGGCTCCTGACACTGATGCGCCGACTGGGCCTGGTCTACGGCGCGATCGACCTGCGCCGCCGCCCCGACGGAGAGTACGTCTTCTTCGAGGTCAACCCGGGCGGCCAATGGCTGTTCGTGGAACGCCGCACCGGCCTGCCCATCACCGACGAGCTCGTCGCCCTGCTCACACGCCTCGACGAGGGCGGCGGCGAACGGCGTCATCCCGCGCCCGTCACGCCGGCGGGCATGCCGTGA
- a CDS encoding YVTN family beta-propeller repeat protein, which produces MIHTNPAPLALGRVPRMLAMAPDGQHLYVSCEGGTFCVVDPFARKVVATFACTAVHHVEATPDGKRLYALDFNEGRASVIDTTTNTVIRTISTPGGARALGVTPDSRRVYVALRDAPGVAVIDTGSDTVIRTIPVGGHPFYLAVAQTGNRAYVADAAGDTVSVIDTTTDTVIGTPIPVAKTPMTLTVSPDGRRVFVPGTNGNAVSVIDTESRTVIRTIPVGGVPSHAAVTPDGRHALVASLQSETVSVIDTGSLTVSRTIGVAGAPLRLAVSRDGQWAFGSAFKGQSLLVVPTRSLTTDAGTRPESVAVSPDGRRAYVTAAGADAVTVVDTRDIEIPTGAAPNAAAVTPDGLHAYIADSGAAKVSVLDLRAEAVLASVTVAGAQSLAMSRDGRAVYAVGAGVLSAIDTATRKVTGTLPVREASQGVAVSPDGSRVYVTNADTDTVSVISTRPLATVGQPIPVGDRPLGVIVTPDGRHVYVANTNAHTVSVLDTVSLQAVATVPVGSFPEALTVSPDERRVYVTNTDPGANSVSVIDTNTQTVTGDPIPVRHRPRGVVVSPEGTRLYVTAADSGTVCVVDLATRSVVARIPVGRTPTGIALTADGLRLIVANSGSGHVSLIETRARSVPVGSAPSGVALSPDGKRVYVANSGSGTVSVIDTATGTVTGQPVVVGGQPRMAALTPDGKRLYVTDPANGAVHVLGTAGPSVSGPPIAVGGTPLGLGVSPDGSRVYVADSGTAAVLVIDTVTNTLTGSPIGAGVAPFGLAVSPDGTRVYVADAGADEVLVIDTAARKVTHTVALPGAPHGLAVTRDGRRLLVTVPAEKCLVAVDTVTLTAVGAPFPVGSAPHGVALTEDGRHACVANAGSNTLAFVEV; this is translated from the coding sequence GTGATCCACACCAACCCCGCCCCCCTCGCCCTCGGCCGTGTGCCGCGCATGCTGGCGATGGCGCCCGACGGGCAGCACCTGTACGTCTCCTGCGAAGGCGGGACGTTCTGCGTGGTCGACCCCTTCGCCCGCAAGGTGGTGGCCACGTTCGCCTGCACGGCGGTCCACCACGTCGAGGCCACCCCCGACGGCAAGCGGCTGTACGCCCTCGACTTCAACGAGGGCAGAGCATCCGTCATCGACACCACGACGAACACGGTCATCCGGACGATCAGTACGCCCGGGGGCGCGCGGGCCCTCGGGGTCACCCCCGACAGCCGGCGCGTCTACGTGGCGCTGCGGGACGCCCCGGGCGTCGCCGTGATCGACACCGGCTCCGACACGGTGATCCGCACCATCCCGGTCGGCGGCCATCCGTTCTACCTGGCGGTGGCGCAGACCGGAAACCGCGCCTACGTGGCCGACGCGGCCGGGGACACGGTCTCGGTCATCGACACGACCACGGACACGGTGATCGGCACCCCCATCCCCGTCGCCAAGACTCCCATGACCCTGACGGTCTCCCCGGACGGCCGCCGGGTGTTCGTCCCGGGAACGAACGGCAACGCCGTGTCGGTCATCGACACCGAGAGCCGCACGGTGATCCGTACCATCCCGGTCGGCGGCGTCCCCTCGCACGCCGCGGTGACGCCCGACGGCCGGCATGCGCTCGTCGCCAGTCTCCAGTCGGAGACGGTCTCGGTCATCGACACCGGCTCACTGACGGTCAGTCGGACCATCGGCGTGGCCGGTGCACCCCTCCGGCTGGCCGTCAGCCGCGACGGGCAGTGGGCGTTCGGCTCCGCCTTCAAGGGCCAGTCCCTGCTGGTCGTTCCCACCCGTTCGCTGACGACCGACGCGGGGACCCGCCCGGAGTCGGTCGCGGTATCACCCGACGGGCGGCGGGCGTACGTCACCGCCGCCGGAGCGGACGCGGTGACGGTGGTGGACACCCGTGACATCGAGATCCCCACCGGCGCCGCACCGAACGCGGCGGCCGTCACCCCCGACGGGCTGCACGCCTACATCGCCGACTCGGGCGCGGCGAAGGTCAGCGTGCTGGACCTGCGCGCCGAGGCGGTCCTGGCTTCCGTGACCGTGGCCGGAGCCCAGTCCCTCGCCATGTCCCGCGACGGCAGGGCCGTGTACGCGGTCGGGGCGGGCGTGCTCTCGGCCATCGACACCGCCACCCGCAAGGTCACCGGCACCCTGCCGGTGCGGGAGGCATCCCAGGGGGTGGCGGTGTCACCGGACGGATCGCGCGTCTACGTCACGAACGCGGACACGGACACCGTGTCCGTGATCTCCACCCGGCCGCTGGCCACGGTGGGCCAGCCGATCCCGGTGGGCGACCGGCCCCTGGGGGTGATCGTCACTCCCGACGGCCGCCACGTCTACGTGGCCAACACCAACGCGCACACGGTGTCGGTACTGGACACCGTCTCCCTTCAGGCGGTCGCCACCGTGCCGGTCGGCTCATTCCCCGAAGCGCTGACCGTCAGCCCCGACGAGCGCCGCGTGTACGTCACCAACACGGACCCGGGGGCCAACAGCGTGTCGGTCATCGACACCAACACGCAGACGGTGACCGGCGATCCGATCCCGGTCCGGCACCGCCCCCGCGGAGTCGTCGTGAGCCCCGAGGGGACGCGGCTGTACGTCACCGCGGCAGACTCCGGCACCGTGTGCGTGGTCGACCTCGCCACCCGGTCGGTGGTCGCGCGGATCCCGGTGGGCCGTACCCCCACCGGAATCGCGCTGACCGCGGACGGCCTCAGACTGATCGTCGCCAACTCCGGCTCGGGCCACGTGTCGCTGATCGAAACGCGCGCTCGGTCGGTCCCGGTGGGGAGCGCCCCGTCCGGTGTGGCCCTGTCGCCCGACGGCAAGCGCGTCTACGTCGCCAACTCCGGGTCCGGCACCGTCTCGGTGATCGACACCGCCACCGGGACGGTGACGGGCCAGCCGGTCGTCGTCGGCGGTCAGCCCCGGATGGCGGCTTTGACCCCCGACGGGAAGCGCCTGTACGTGACCGACCCAGCCAACGGGGCCGTGCACGTACTCGGCACGGCCGGCCCCTCCGTCTCCGGCCCGCCCATCGCGGTCGGCGGCACCCCACTCGGCCTGGGCGTGTCGCCGGACGGCAGCCGGGTCTACGTGGCCGACTCCGGGACGGCCGCCGTGCTGGTGATCGACACCGTCACCAACACCCTGACCGGTTCCCCCATCGGCGCGGGCGTCGCCCCCTTCGGCCTGGCCGTGTCTCCCGACGGCACCCGCGTGTACGTGGCCGACGCGGGCGCCGACGAGGTCCTTGTGATCGACACCGCAGCTCGGAAGGTGACGCACACCGTCGCGTTGCCCGGGGCCCCGCACGGACTTGCCGTCACCCGGGACGGCCGTCGCCTGCTGGTGACCGTGCCGGCCGAGAAGTGCCTGGTGGCGGTCGACACCGTCACCCTCACGGCGGTGGGCGCCCCCTTCCCGGTGGGCAGCGCGCCGCACGGCGTCGCCCTGACCGAGGACGGCCGCCACGCCTGCGTGGCGAACGCGGGCTCCAACACCCTGGCGTTCGTGGAGGTGTGA
- a CDS encoding RHS repeat-associated core domain-containing protein — protein sequence MASASALRNEVKAAEKAAAKETAGAVAQAADLASARVAARLSGKRVEALSERTETSTTWVNKDGSLTSELSAGPIRFRDVLGEWRDVDVRLAEEADGSVSSKAHPRGLRLAGKSGKKAASLAAAKSAPATDLVTLGEGDQAITLQWRGGLPKPVLDGTRATYENAVPGADVVVEATRTGFEQFVEVKAKPAAGFSYTLPLRTKGLKVTQQADGSVLFTDKKSKKTATMPAPVMWDATVDKVSGEHTHRARVGLKVVKAKGGVDLVITPDAKFLADPATKYPVTVDPSTSTLGNLFDTYVQQGETVDWSNDTELDLGNPGTKNADGTFRTARSFITWNTAPVADALISSATLSLWNFHSGNTDCTAQPWELWTANNASTASRWTNQPSMVTKMVTSTETKGSPSCPAAPDGWINANATSLVQHWSNNKWAYAGMGLRATDENNIKQWKRVNSANAASNPPKLTVTYNYRPRTGTKQEAGAPFFSYGGAYVVNSTTPTLRDTFVDANGDKVQGAFQIFDSVTDTQVGDVLRSSFVPSGQVASVTVPAGVLTNGKTYEFRTSPYDGTHYNLGWSALKTFTVDTAAPSAPTALSSTDYPSSAWVKGAGQAGNFTVTPPAADHNWLEWSLDGTTWTKVATNGVAGAKTISVTPPKNGTHTLQVRAVDKADNKSEAVEYTFHAGPGGFVQPADGERTARRLPLVAEADGSKYDKVSFSWRRSEADAWTTIPAGDVTAGGTPLTAWPAPLTNGKNAALVWNATDTVDPDGNVQIKADFTGPNSAAGSTQPLAVVVDRNADSAAGRDIGPGSVNLLTGDYTLSATDNNAFGLTVERTASSRTPGKGGSLEGQAPIFGKEWTSGVTAEASGSSYNHVRKVSDTAVDVVGADGTSLHFTANAARNGWLPEPGAEELTLTGSVTGSFTLTDAEGSSTDFTKPAGATTWQVSSSKNNGTADSTTSTESETVTVGGKTVARPVRIFAPTSGVTLAQCKSAPATKGCRLLEFVYATSTTATGNSTGSEFGDYAGQVKELRVWSTAPGAASATAKTVSTYRYDLSGKLRQQWNPNLSQATQTQYSYDAAGRVTQLVPGAELPWNFTYGKAGSGSAANDGMLLKASRSGLKQGTTDVEEGTATTSVVYDVPLTGANAPHAMGAANVLAWGQTDAPTDAAAVFPADSVPASNAGSGLGSGDYGRATIQYLDSSGREVNTAAPGGGITTTEYDRFGNTVRKLTARNRDVAVGSSAAASAARAELGIGALTTAERAELLSSRSVFDDKGTRETDEFGPLRRIELTADLKSGATTLVAAGNSVTARSWTVNSYDEGRPTDGSAVAKDQLTKVATGAQVREYPGVQGETRTVQTVYDWTRGLPVKTIEDPSGLAITTTTEYDAQGRETKRIAPGAAAGDATTTVKTYWSATGTGTCQGRPEWADLLCSTGPGGAITGGGSNPAQLPVVTTEYDWWGNVSKLAETANGSTRTTTYTVDAAGRPSNVKITGGVGTAAPENTFEYDASTGRPTKTVSPTGGTITTGYDKLGRTVSYTDADGGATTTEYDLLDRPVKKSNSIPSSVTYTYDHAAEPRGLVTTTTDSVAGAFGTEYDADGTVTKERLPGGFTLSQTVDADAKVLARTYTRDSDGTLVQSDNVTRSVHGQITADAQNTAQRFGYDAIGRLTSVQDTADGICTTRAYTFDARSNRKTRTSATGVSGADCPAPGGTSTAYTYDSADRQVDAGYVYDAFGRTTAKPGGVTLGYYANDMVRQETLGTQRQTWAVDGTKRIRSWTVETGSGSTWTTQESKTNHYDCACDKPSWVSEDTAGAVTRYVDSAGGGIAATTGKTGDTVLQLSDIHGDVAVQLPLTAGQPPVVLDTDEYGNTRAGTPDARYSWLGSQQRSGDTLSGLTLMGARLYDPATGRFLQSDPVPNGGANAYGYPPDPITMYDLNGKSWWNSAWALWDCAWALFEFFAGFSFVGWAMKFYKAYKVIRKAGVRRTYNILKSLRGRSKWSWKRIGGALGGAISTFMGIRSIKDDCGALF from the coding sequence ATGGCATCGGCCAGCGCCCTCCGCAATGAGGTCAAGGCAGCCGAGAAGGCCGCGGCGAAGGAGACGGCGGGAGCGGTGGCCCAGGCCGCAGACCTCGCGTCCGCGCGTGTGGCCGCCCGACTGTCGGGCAAGCGGGTCGAGGCGCTGTCGGAGCGTACGGAGACCTCGACGACGTGGGTCAACAAGGACGGGTCGCTCACCAGCGAGCTGTCGGCGGGACCGATCCGGTTCCGCGACGTCCTCGGTGAGTGGCGCGACGTCGATGTGCGGCTCGCCGAGGAGGCCGACGGTTCGGTCTCCTCGAAGGCGCACCCGCGTGGGCTGAGGCTCGCGGGCAAGTCCGGGAAGAAGGCCGCATCGTTGGCGGCGGCGAAGTCCGCGCCCGCCACCGATCTGGTGACGCTGGGCGAGGGCGATCAGGCGATCACCCTCCAGTGGCGTGGTGGTCTGCCGAAGCCGGTGCTGGACGGCACCCGTGCCACCTACGAGAACGCCGTGCCGGGCGCGGACGTGGTCGTGGAGGCCACGCGTACCGGTTTCGAGCAGTTCGTCGAGGTCAAGGCGAAGCCGGCGGCCGGGTTCTCCTACACGCTGCCGCTGCGGACCAAGGGTCTGAAGGTCACGCAGCAGGCCGACGGCAGTGTCCTCTTCACGGACAAGAAGTCCAAGAAGACGGCCACCATGCCCGCGCCGGTCATGTGGGACGCGACCGTCGACAAGGTCTCGGGTGAGCACACCCACCGGGCGAGGGTCGGCCTGAAGGTCGTCAAGGCCAAGGGCGGCGTGGACCTGGTCATCACGCCGGACGCGAAGTTCCTCGCGGACCCCGCCACGAAGTACCCGGTGACCGTCGACCCGTCGACGTCGACGCTGGGCAACCTCTTCGACACGTACGTCCAGCAGGGCGAGACGGTCGACTGGTCGAACGACACCGAGCTGGACCTGGGCAACCCGGGCACGAAGAACGCCGACGGCACCTTCCGTACCGCGCGTTCCTTCATCACGTGGAACACGGCTCCGGTCGCGGACGCGCTGATCTCCTCCGCGACGCTGTCGCTGTGGAACTTCCACTCGGGCAACACCGACTGCACCGCCCAGCCCTGGGAGCTGTGGACCGCGAACAACGCGTCCACGGCCTCGCGCTGGACGAACCAGCCGTCGATGGTCACCAAGATGGTCACCTCGACGGAGACCAAGGGCAGCCCGTCCTGCCCCGCCGCGCCCGACGGCTGGATCAACGCCAACGCCACGAGCCTGGTGCAGCACTGGTCGAACAACAAGTGGGCGTACGCGGGCATGGGCCTGCGCGCCACCGACGAGAACAACATCAAGCAGTGGAAGCGGGTCAACTCCGCCAACGCCGCCTCGAACCCGCCCAAGCTGACGGTGACCTACAACTACCGTCCGCGCACCGGCACCAAGCAGGAGGCGGGCGCGCCGTTCTTCTCCTACGGCGGGGCCTACGTGGTCAACTCGACCACCCCGACCCTGCGCGACACCTTCGTCGACGCCAACGGCGACAAGGTCCAGGGCGCCTTCCAGATCTTCGACTCCGTCACCGACACCCAGGTCGGCGACGTCCTGCGCTCGTCGTTCGTGCCCTCCGGGCAGGTCGCCTCCGTGACCGTGCCGGCCGGGGTGCTCACCAACGGCAAGACGTACGAGTTCCGCACCAGCCCGTACGACGGCACGCACTACAACCTGGGCTGGTCGGCCTTGAAGACCTTCACGGTCGACACCGCCGCCCCCTCCGCCCCCACCGCCCTGAGCTCGACGGACTACCCGTCCAGCGCCTGGGTCAAGGGCGCGGGCCAGGCGGGCAACTTCACCGTCACCCCGCCCGCCGCCGACCACAACTGGCTTGAGTGGTCCCTCGACGGCACCACGTGGACCAAGGTCGCCACCAACGGCGTCGCGGGCGCGAAGACGATCTCCGTCACCCCGCCCAAGAACGGCACCCACACCCTCCAGGTGCGCGCCGTCGACAAGGCCGACAACAAGTCCGAGGCCGTGGAGTACACCTTCCACGCGGGCCCCGGCGGCTTCGTGCAGCCCGCCGACGGCGAGCGCACCGCCCGCCGCCTGCCCCTGGTCGCCGAGGCCGACGGCAGCAAGTACGACAAGGTGTCGTTCTCGTGGCGCCGCTCCGAGGCCGACGCCTGGACCACCATCCCGGCCGGTGACGTCACCGCCGGCGGCACCCCGCTGACCGCGTGGCCCGCCCCGCTGACGAACGGCAAGAACGCCGCGCTGGTGTGGAACGCCACCGACACCGTCGACCCCGACGGCAACGTGCAGATCAAGGCCGACTTCACCGGACCGAACTCGGCCGCGGGCAGCACCCAGCCGCTCGCCGTCGTCGTCGACCGCAACGCCGACAGCGCGGCGGGCCGCGACATCGGCCCCGGCTCGGTCAACCTGCTGACCGGTGACTACACGCTCTCCGCCACCGACAACAACGCGTTCGGCCTGACCGTGGAGCGCACCGCCTCGTCCCGCACCCCGGGCAAGGGCGGCAGCCTCGAAGGTCAGGCGCCGATCTTCGGTAAGGAGTGGACCAGCGGCGTCACCGCCGAGGCGTCCGGCTCCTCGTACAACCACGTCCGCAAGGTGTCCGACACCGCCGTGGACGTCGTGGGCGCCGACGGCACCTCCCTCCACTTCACCGCCAACGCCGCGCGCAACGGCTGGCTCCCGGAGCCCGGCGCCGAGGAGCTCACGCTCACCGGCTCCGTCACCGGAAGCTTCACCCTGACCGACGCCGAGGGCAGCTCCACGGACTTCACCAAGCCCGCCGGTGCCACCACGTGGCAGGTCAGCAGCAGCAAGAACAACGGCACGGCCGACTCCACCACCTCCACCGAGTCGGAGACCGTGACGGTCGGCGGCAAGACCGTGGCCCGCCCGGTGCGCATCTTCGCGCCCACGTCGGGCGTGACGCTCGCCCAGTGCAAGTCGGCGCCCGCCACCAAGGGCTGCCGCCTGCTCGAATTCGTCTACGCGACCTCCACCACGGCCACGGGCAACAGCACCGGGTCGGAGTTCGGCGACTACGCCGGCCAGGTGAAGGAGCTGCGGGTCTGGTCGACCGCGCCGGGCGCGGCCTCGGCCACCGCCAAGACCGTCTCGACGTACCGCTACGACCTGAGCGGCAAGCTGCGCCAGCAGTGGAACCCCAACCTGTCGCAGGCCACCCAGACGCAGTACTCCTACGACGCGGCGGGCCGGGTCACCCAGCTCGTGCCCGGCGCCGAGCTGCCCTGGAACTTCACCTACGGCAAGGCCGGCTCCGGCAGCGCCGCCAATGACGGCATGCTGCTGAAGGCCTCGCGCTCCGGCCTCAAGCAGGGCACCACCGACGTGGAGGAGGGCACGGCCACCACCTCCGTGGTGTACGACGTCCCGCTCACCGGCGCGAACGCCCCGCACGCGATGGGCGCGGCGAACGTGCTCGCCTGGGGTCAGACCGACGCCCCGACCGACGCCGCCGCCGTCTTCCCGGCGGACTCCGTTCCCGCGTCGAACGCGGGCAGCGGCCTCGGCTCCGGCGACTACGGACGTGCCACCATCCAGTACCTCGACAGCTCCGGCCGCGAGGTCAACACGGCCGCCCCCGGCGGTGGCATCACCACCACGGAGTACGACCGCTTCGGCAACACCGTGCGCAAGCTGACCGCGCGCAACCGCGATGTCGCAGTCGGCTCCTCGGCCGCCGCGTCCGCCGCCCGCGCCGAGCTGGGCATCGGAGCCCTCACCACCGCCGAGCGCGCCGAGCTGCTGTCCAGCCGGAGCGTCTTCGACGACAAGGGCACGCGTGAGACCGACGAGTTCGGGCCGCTGCGCCGCATCGAGCTGACCGCGGACCTGAAGTCGGGGGCCACCACCCTCGTCGCCGCGGGCAACTCCGTCACCGCCCGTTCCTGGACGGTCAACAGCTACGACGAGGGCCGTCCCACCGACGGCAGCGCCGTGGCGAAGGACCAGCTCACCAAGGTCGCCACCGGCGCCCAGGTGCGCGAGTACCCGGGCGTCCAGGGCGAGACCCGCACCGTCCAGACCGTCTACGACTGGACGCGGGGCCTGCCCGTCAAGACGATCGAGGACCCGTCGGGCCTGGCGATCACCACCACGACCGAGTACGACGCCCAGGGCCGCGAGACCAAGCGGATCGCGCCCGGAGCTGCGGCCGGCGACGCCACCACCACCGTGAAGACGTACTGGTCCGCGACCGGCACCGGCACCTGCCAGGGCCGCCCCGAGTGGGCCGACCTGCTGTGCTCCACCGGCCCCGGCGGAGCCATCACGGGCGGCGGCTCCAACCCCGCCCAGCTGCCGGTCGTCACGACCGAGTACGACTGGTGGGGCAACGTCTCCAAGCTCGCCGAGACGGCGAACGGCTCGACCCGCACCACCACGTACACCGTGGACGCGGCGGGCCGCCCGAGCAACGTCAAGATCACCGGTGGGGTCGGCACGGCCGCGCCCGAGAACACCTTCGAGTACGACGCGTCCACGGGCCGTCCGACCAAGACCGTCTCGCCCACCGGTGGCACGATCACCACGGGCTACGACAAGCTCGGCCGGACCGTCTCGTACACCGACGCGGACGGCGGTGCCACCACCACCGAGTACGACCTGCTCGACCGCCCGGTCAAGAAGAGCAACAGCATCCCGTCCTCGGTGACCTACACCTACGACCACGCGGCCGAGCCGCGCGGCCTGGTCACCACCACGACGGACTCCGTCGCCGGCGCGTTCGGCACCGAGTACGACGCGGACGGCACGGTCACCAAGGAGCGCCTGCCCGGCGGCTTCACCCTCAGCCAGACGGTGGACGCCGACGCCAAGGTCCTCGCCCGCACCTACACCCGTGACAGCGACGGCACCCTCGTGCAGTCCGACAACGTGACCCGCTCCGTCCACGGGCAGATCACGGCGGACGCGCAGAACACGGCGCAGCGCTTCGGGTACGACGCCATCGGCCGGCTGACCTCGGTGCAGGACACCGCCGACGGCATCTGCACCACGCGCGCCTACACCTTCGACGCGCGTTCCAACCGCAAGACCCGCACGTCGGCCACCGGCGTCTCCGGCGCCGACTGCCCGGCACCCGGCGGCACCTCCACGGCGTACACCTACGACAGCGCCGACCGCCAGGTCGACGCGGGCTACGTGTACGACGCGTTCGGCCGCACCACCGCCAAGCCCGGCGGTGTCACGCTCGGCTACTACGCCAACGACATGGTCCGCCAGGAGACGCTGGGCACCCAGCGCCAGACCTGGGCCGTCGACGGCACCAAGCGCATCCGCTCGTGGACGGTGGAGACCGGCAGCGGTTCCACCTGGACCACGCAGGAGTCGAAGACCAACCACTACGACTGCGCGTGCGACAAGCCGAGCTGGGTCTCCGAGGACACGGCCGGCGCCGTGACCCGCTACGTCGACTCCGCGGGCGGCGGCATCGCCGCCACCACCGGCAAGACGGGCGACACCGTCCTGCAGCTCAGCGACATCCACGGCGACGTCGCGGTCCAGCTTCCGCTGACCGCGGGCCAGCCGCCGGTCGTCCTCGACACCGACGAGTACGGCAACACCCGCGCCGGCACTCCGGACGCCCGCTACAGCTGGCTCGGCTCGCAGCAGCGCTCCGGCGATACGCTGTCCGGGCTGACCCTGATGGGCGCGCGCCTGTACGACCCGGCCACCGGCCGGTTCCTGCAGAGCGACCCGGTGCCCAACGGAGGTGCCAACGCGTACGGCTACCCGCCGGACCCGATCACCATGTACGACCTGAACGGCAAGAGCTGGTGGAACAGTGCCTGGGCCCTGTGGGACTGCGCCTGGGCTCTCTTCGAGTTCTTCGCCGGCTTCTCGTTCGTCGGCTGGGCGATGAAGTTCTACAAGGCCTACAAGGTGATCCGCAAGGCCGGCGTACGGCGTACGTACAACATCCTCAAGTCCCTGCGGGGACGGTCCAAGTGGAGCTGGAAGCGTATCGGCGGTGCCCTCGGCGGCGCCATCTCCACCTTCATGGGCATCAGGTCGATCAAGGACGACTGCGGCGCACTCTTCTAG
- a CDS encoding DUF4386 domain-containing protein, which yields MSSDRRTAVAAGVLFLVTEVAAIAGLALYRPVLDGVAGTLGSGAATSAFLGALCELTLVAAVIGTGIVLFPVLRRRHEGMALGYACLRLLEAAVITVGVLSVLTLVTLRQETAGLPGTVQATGTAGVDRALVVLHDWTFLVGPNVALGLNTVLLAYVMYRARLVPRFIAVLGLIGGPLICASAVAVMFGVYEQISVTGSALAVPVFAWEVALAVRLIAKGFDPARTGTAGAPQSTPVPAGGNAGALLV from the coding sequence ATGAGCTCAGACAGAAGGACCGCGGTGGCCGCGGGCGTGCTGTTCCTGGTGACCGAGGTCGCCGCGATCGCAGGGCTGGCCCTCTACCGACCCGTTCTGGACGGGGTGGCGGGAACCCTCGGTTCCGGAGCCGCCACCTCGGCGTTCCTCGGGGCACTGTGCGAACTGACCCTCGTGGCCGCCGTCATCGGCACCGGGATCGTGCTGTTCCCCGTCCTCAGGAGGCGGCACGAGGGGATGGCGCTCGGGTACGCCTGCCTCCGCCTCCTGGAAGCCGCCGTCATCACCGTCGGCGTCCTCAGCGTCCTGACGCTCGTGACGCTGCGGCAGGAGACGGCGGGGCTCCCGGGCACCGTGCAGGCCACCGGCACCGCGGGCGTCGACCGGGCCCTCGTGGTCCTGCACGACTGGACGTTCCTGGTCGGGCCGAACGTCGCGCTGGGTTTGAACACGGTGCTGCTGGCGTACGTGATGTACCGCGCCCGGCTCGTACCGCGGTTCATCGCCGTGCTGGGGCTGATCGGAGGCCCACTGATATGCGCCTCCGCGGTGGCCGTGATGTTCGGGGTCTACGAGCAGATCTCGGTCACGGGCTCTGCCTTGGCCGTACCGGTCTTCGCATGGGAGGTGGCGCTGGCCGTCCGGCTCATCGCCAAGGGTTTCGACCCGGCCCGCACCGGCACGGCCGGCGCCCCGCAGTCAACTCCCGTACCCGCCGGGGGGAACGCGGGCGCCCTTCTGGTCTGA